From a region of the Corvus moneduloides isolate bCorMon1 chromosome 27, bCorMon1.pri, whole genome shotgun sequence genome:
- the LOC116435486 gene encoding LOW QUALITY PROTEIN: zinc finger protein 2-like (The sequence of the model RefSeq protein was modified relative to this genomic sequence to represent the inferred CDS: substituted 1 base at 1 genomic stop codon) gives MDKRPPRRPRVAWEEDAAPQESSSAAEPVEVTMVQPLQPNAVYGQEAMDFIQAFASSPDQLQDEDLKLKFLDSICILCRAAKDCGFCKDLDAFYHKYKLGEKIQVLLQLEPKYEICTEVRRLAMLAIAGLSTLGTVLENRRKLLRLCFNSIFFLPPSGEMTSREASTLYAMDTMLEVMVFSSPASKTSKMLQDILEDGFIPHERKAQSPRAGVHEQLHNGEKPHKCGECGKSFRRSSHLIDHQRIHTGERLYECGECGKRFQTSSTLLRHQQIHTDERPFRCPDCRKGFKYNSTLIKHRRIHTEERPYECPQCGKSFSDSSNFMVHQRIHTGERPYECPQCGKSFRDSSDLIIHQRIHTGERPYECPQCGKSFRDSSDLIIHQRIHTGERPYECPQCGKRFQTDSSHLICQQRHSTLGTRPYXALVLECGKRFHTSSHLLLHQRIHTDERPFRCPECRKGFNRNSHLITHRRIHTGERPYECPQCGKSFSRSSHLTQHQRRHR, from the exons ATGCTGTGTATGGACAGGAAGCCATGGACTTCATCCAGGCCTTTGCCAGCAGCCCCGACCAG ctccaggatgaGGATCTGAAGCTCAAGTTCCTCGACAGCATCTGTatcctgtgcagagctgccaaGGACTGTGGCTTCTGCAAGGACCTGGACGCTTTCTACCACAAATACAAGCTGGGAGAGAAGATCCAG gtgctgctgcaatTGGAGCCCAAGTACGAGATTTGCACGGAGGTGCGGCGGCTGGCCATGCTCGCTATTGCCGGACTGAG CACGCTGGGGACGGTGctggagaacagaagaaaactcttAAGACTCTGCTTCAACAgcatctttttccttcctccaagCGGGGAAATGACGAGCCGGGAAGCATCT ACCCTGTATGCCATGGACACCATGCTGGAGGTGATGGTGttcagctctcctgcctccaaaACCAGCAAGATGCTGCAGGACATCTTGGAG GATGGGTTTATTccacatgaaagaaaagcacaaagtcCAAGAGCTGGTGTTCATGAGCAGCTTCACAATGGAGAGAAGCCCCacaagtgtggggaatgtgggaagagcttcagacGGAGCTCTCACCTGATTGaccaccagaggatccacactggggagaggctctacgagtgtggggaatgtgggaagaggtttcagaccAGCTCCACTCTCCTCCGGCACCAGCAGATTCACACGgatgagaggcccttccgctgccccgactgcaggaagggcttcaaGTACAACTCCACCCTCATCAAGCACCGGCGCATCCACACGGaggagaggccctacgagtgtccccaatgtgggaagagcttctctgACAGCTCTAACTTTATGGTCCACCAgcgcatccacaccggggagaggccctacgagtgtccccagtgtgggaagagcttcagagacagctctgaCCTGATCATCCACCAgcgcatccacaccggggagaggccctacgagtgtccccagtgtgggaagagcttcagagacagctctgaCCTGATCATCCACCAgcgcatccacaccggggagaggccctacgagtgtccccagtgtgggaagaggtttcagacGGACAGCTCCCACCTGATCTGTCAACAGCGGCATTCCACACTGGGGACGAGGCCCTACTGAGCTTTGGTCCttgagtgtgggaagaggtttcacaccagctcccatctcctcctgcaccagcgGATTCACACGgatgagaggcccttccgctgccccgaATGCAGGAAGGGCTTCAACCGCAACTCCCACCTCATCACCCACCGgcgcatccacaccggggagaggccctacgagtgtccccagtgtgggaagagcttctccaggagctctcACTTGACCCAACACCAACGGAGGCACCGCTAA